A stretch of Porites lutea chromosome 5, jaPorLute2.1, whole genome shotgun sequence DNA encodes these proteins:
- the LOC140938355 gene encoding uncharacterized protein — MCGSEMNWVRRGDRSDGYIWECRRQINGKRHRCERSIREGSWFENSNMTIEEVLKFTYWWCQDLNQWQIKQQLGLGSHTAVDWDMFCREVCEVALFDGREKIGGPGKLVQIDESKIGKRKYHRGHVVEGQWVFGGIEEDSRKCFIATVEDRREETLLNLIKEWIEPGTTIVSDCWKGYVNLSKHGYIHKTVNHSVEFVNEEGFHTNKIEGHWRQMKAKLPTHGRKKEHYSSYLAEFKWRYIHSGEDLWKVFLNDIKKIYKFE; from the coding sequence ATGTGTGGATCGGAAATGAATTGGGTTCGGCGGGGAGACCGATCCGATGGCTACATCTGGGAATGTAGAAGGCAGATTAATGGTAAGCGGCATAGATGTGAGAGGAGCATCAGAGAAGGAAGTTGGTTTGAAAATTCGAACATGACAATTGAAGAGGTGTTGAAATTTACGTACTGGTGGTGCCAGGACTTAAACCAGTGGCAAATTAAACAACAGCTTGGACTTGGCTCGCACACAGCGGTTGACTGGGACATGTTTTGTCGTGAAGTATGTGAGGTGGCATTGTTCGATGGAAGGGAGAAAATTGGCGGTCCAGGGAAACTGGTTCAGATTGATGAAAGCAAAATTGGAAAGAGAAAGTACCATCGTGGACATGTAGTGGAGGGTCAGTGGGTTTTTGGCGGCATCGAGGAAGATTCACGAAAATGTTTTATCGCGACCGTAGAAGACAGGAGGGAGGAAACTTTGCTAAATCTAATCAAAGAATGGATTGAACCAGGAACAACAATTGTGTCCGATTGCTGGAAGGGGTACGTAAATCTTTCAAAACATGGGTACATCCATAAGACGGTAAACCACTCCGTGGAGTTCGTTAACGAGGAAGGTTTCCATACAAACAAGATAGAAGGGCATTGGCGGCAAATGAAAGCGAAGCTTCCGACGCACGGTCGTAAAAAAGAACACTACTCATCATACCTAGCTGAGTTCAAATGGCGATATATCCACAGTGGAGAAGATTTGTGGAAGGTGTTTTTAAATGACAttaagaaaatttacaaatttgaataa